A portion of the Corticium candelabrum chromosome 5, ooCorCand1.1, whole genome shotgun sequence genome contains these proteins:
- the LOC134179676 gene encoding uncharacterized protein LOC134179676 produces MEIVPRRDSTTLLPIISQHVLPGTTVHSDEWRAYNRINTLPLVAAHRTVNSIPIGFDMLSVYSSARVHKICRMINCVMHTIVLRTSNDVMCGACEVYCIEVTTGYCALQLFVLYEMAAHFVVEIVLLFSWLQVIFCVEKSSAVSCDPAVVTGPRGLPGPVGQRGMPGVPGTQGLSGFQGLPGAFGKTGDPVSLYELHKVCLPGRVGPAGQKGSIGLQGEKGVPGVRGKAGPKGEKGNIGLQGSVGLKGERGDVGQKGENGVKGEVGHKGDQGIQGPVGSRGLQGVRGYPGYKGERGDQGIQGPVGPRGIQGVRGFAGSKGEKGSQGLQGIPGLTPLSEIKKLERLVAILYNELKVSRVSYGDEAGTCNMSTSGDMFYHNTNKSVLFCDSEQWVKLRSWNGYYKSCSAVEHKINSIQLVLRVNSLPPVKVYCDYSVISSGCALVWKHSYFQVGNPTDDMRTFSSVDRPCTDLSDGWCNVGNKDNVPGNVQLTVAYHEGEVVYAYRGDRNSEVGKSWRGSILNNPVKITDHCTNGNGIPPEPSIHSSAIPGLTFDKLRPGVYTGNCDTDRYKSMGDCRWANCHLPSSISSKTHHVQMTVAIFLC; encoded by the exons ATGGAAATAGTTCCAAGAAGAGATTCTACGACACTTTTACCAATCATATCACAACACGTACTGCCTGGCACAACAGTACATTCTGACGAATGGAGAGCCTACAATCGTATTAACACACTCCCACTGGTGGCAGCTCACAGGACAGTTAACTCGATTCCAATAGGATTCGATATGTTGAGTGTGTACTCCAGTGCCAGGGTCCACAAAATTTGCAGAATGATTAACTGTGTAATGCATACTATTGTATTACGTACTAGCAATGATGTCATGTGTGGAGCATGTGAAG tctattgtattgaagtaACAACAGGTTACTGCGCATTGCAGCTCTTTGTTCTCTACGAGATGGCAGCACATTTTGTTGTGGAAATTGTGCTGTTATTTTCATGGCTTCAAGTGATCTTTTGTGTTGAG AAATCATCAGCAGTCTCTTGTGATCCAGCTGTTGTTACTGGTCCTCGAGGTCTTCCTGGTCCTGTGGGTCAGAGAGGCATGCCTGGGGTACCAGGAACACAAGGCTTGTCAGGCTTCCAAGGTTTACCAGGAGCATTTGGAAAGACGGGAGATCCAGTGAGTTTATATGAGTTACATAAAGTCT GTCTTCCTGGTCGTGTTGGCCCAGCAGGTCAGAAGGGGTCAATTGGATTGCAAGGTGAGAAG ggTGTACCTGGAGTGAGAGGCAAGGCTGGACCGAAAGGAGAAAAAGGCAACATTGGGTTGCAAGGTTCTGTTGGATTGAAAGGAGAACGAGGTGACGTAGGACAAAAAGGTGAAAATGGAGTAAAAGGAGAAGTTGGTCAT AAAGGAGATCAAGGTATTCAAGGTCCAGTGGGTTCAAGAGGTTTACAAGGAGTTAGAGGATATCCTGGATACAAAGGAGAG AGAGGAGATCAAGGTATTCAAGGTCCAGTGGGTCCAAGAGGTATACAAGGAGTTAGAGGATTTGCTGGATCCAAAGGAGAG aaAGGTTCACAAGGTTTGCAAGGCATTCCTGGATTAACTCCACTTTCTGAAATAAAGAAACTTGAACGTTTGGTGGCAATATTATACAATGAACTGAAG GTTTCTCGAGTTTCATATGGTGATGAAGCTGGTACATGCAACATGAGCACATCAGGTGATATGTTCTACCACAATACTAATAAATCTGTGCTGTTTTGTGATTCTGAGCAGTGGGTTAAGCTTAG ATCATGGAATGGATATTATAAATCTTGTTCTGCTGTTGAACATAAGATCAACTCTATTCAGTTAGTGCTGAGAGTCAATTCTCTCCCACCTGTAAAG GTTTATTGTGATTATTCTGTGATCTCTAGTgggtgtgcacttgtgtggaAACACTCATATTTTCAAGTTGGAAATCCAACTGATGACATGCGTACTTTCAGTTCAGTGGATCGTCCATGTACTGATCTGTCTGATGGTTGGTGTAATGTGGGTAACAAGGATAATGTTCCTGGTAATGTTCAATTGACAGTTGCTTATCACGAAGGAGAAGTTGTGTATGCATATCGTGGTGATCGTAATTCTGAAGTGGGAAAGTCATGGCGTGGATCAATACTCAACAATCCAGTCAAAATTACAGATCATTGCACAAATGGAAATGGGATACCTCCAGAGCCAAGTATTCATTCATCTGCAATACCAGGATTGACATTTGACAAATTGAGGCCAGGTGTATACACTGGTAACTGTGATACAGATCGATACAAGAGTATGGGAGACTGCCGTTGGGCGAATTGTCATTTACCTTCATCTATCTCATCCAAAACACATCATGTGCAAATGACAGTTGCTATATTTCTTTGTTGA
- the LOC134179678 gene encoding uncharacterized protein LOC134179678 codes for MLIDRVRRLCKLLLNLEVEQSAMMSCVEHVKVHVCFTWMEAVVKSSAFSCDPAVLTGPRGLPGPVGQRGMPGVPGTQGLSGLQGLPGAFGKTGDPGPVGVQGLPGRVGPAGQKGSIGLQGEKDVPGVRGKAGVRGKAGPKGEKGNIGLRGFVGLKGERGDVGQKGENGVKGEVGRKGDQGIQGPVGSRGLQGVKGFPGYKGEKGSQGLQGIPGLTPLSEIKKLESLVTRLYNELKVPRVPVGVEAGTYMQHEHIRWKVYISCSVIKINSIQFVQKVHSLPPVKVYCDYSVISSGCALVWKHSYFQVGNPTDDMRTFSSVDRPCTDLSDGWCNVGNKDNVPGNVQLTVAYHEGEVVYAYGGDHNSELGKSWRGAILNNPVKITDHCNRGNGIPPSIQEYERLSLGELSVTFIYLIQKTSCSNDSCYISLLTLPTALYGDLTASFAFVVFLISNHKTYMVNAMMSCVEHVKVHVCFTWMEAVVKALPYQSVLTGPRGPPGPVGQRGLPGPPGRMRGLPGQPGRMGDPGPVGRPGQNGSIGLPGEKGKTGRKGEKGIIGVQGPVGLKGERGDVGAKGEKGVTGEVGRKGDQGIQGPVSPRGLRGVRGYKGEKGSQGLEGISGLTPLSEVKRLENLVTKLYNELKVPRVPVGDEAGTCNMSTSGYLFYHNTNKSLLFCDSEKWVEMWKLYISCSVIKITSIQFVQRVKSLPPVKVYCDFSVISSGCALVWKHSYFQVGNPTDDMRTFSSVDRPCTDLSDGWCNVGKKDNVPGNVQLTVAYHEGEVVYAYRGDRNSELGKSWRGAILNNPVKITDHCNRGNGIPPEPSIHSSGIAGLTFDKWNPGVYTGNCDTDRYKSMRDCRWANCHLPSSISSKTHHVQMTVAIFLC; via the exons ATGCTTATTGATCGTGTTCGTCGTTTGTGCAAGCTACTGCTTAACCTTGAAGTAGAACAGAGTG CAATGATGTCATGTGTGGAGCATGTGAAGGTACATGTGTGTTTCACGTGGATGGAAGCTGTTGTG AAATCATCAGCATTCTCTTGTGATCCAGCTGTTCTTACTGGTCCTCGAGGTCTTCCTGGTCCTGTTGGTCAGAGAGGCATGCCTGGGGTACCAGGAACACAAGGCTTGTCAGGCTTACAAGGTTTACCAGGAGCATTTGGAAAGACGGGAGATCCA ggTCCTGTCGGTGTACAAGGTCTTCCTGGTCGTGTTGGCCCAGCAGGTCAGAAGGGGTCAATTGGATTGCAAGGTGAGAAG gATGTACCTGGAGTGAGAGGCAAGGCTGGAGTGAGAGGCAAGGCTGGACCGAAAGGAGAAAAAGGCAACATTGGATTGCGAGGTTTTGTTGGATTGAAAGGAGAACGAGGTGACGTAGGACAAAAAGGTGAAAATGGAGTAAAAGGAGAAGTTGGTCGT AAAGGAGATCAAGGTATTCAAGGTCCAGTGGGTTCAAGAGGTTTACAAGGAGTTAAAGGATTTCCTGGATACAAAGGAGAG aaAGGTTCACAAGGTTTGCAAGGCATTCCTGGATTAACTCCACTTTCTGAAAtaaagaaacttgaaagttTGGTAACAAGATTATACAATGAACTGAAG GTTCCCAGAGTTCCAGTTGGTGTTGAAGCTGGTACGTACATGCAACATGAGCACATCAG GTGGAAAGTATACATATCTTGTTCTGTAATTAAGATCAACTCTATTCAGTTTGTGCAGAAGGTCCACTCTCTCCCACCTGTAAAG GTTTATTGTGATTATTCTGTGATCTCTAGTgggtgtgcacttgtgtggaAACACTCATATTTTCAAGTTGGAAATCCAACTGATGACATGCGTACTTTCAGTTCAGTGGATCGTCCATGTACTGATCTGTCTGATGGTTGGTGTAATGTGGGTAACAAGGATAATGTTCCTGGTAATGTTCAATTGACAGTTGCTTATCACGAAGGAGAAGTTGTGTATGCATATGGTGGTGATCATAATTCTGAACTGGGAAAGTCATGGCGTGGAGCAATACTCAACAATCCAGTCAAAATTACAGATCATTGCAATCGAGGAAATGGGATTCCTCC ATCGATACAAGAGTATGAGAGACTGTCGCTGGGAGAATTGTCAGTTACCTTCATCTATCTCATCCAGAAAACATCGTGTTCAAATGACAGTTGCTATATTTCTTTGTTGACTTTGCCCACAGCACTCTATGGG GACCTCACAGCAtcatttgcttttgttgtgtttctgattTCCAACCATAAAA CTTACATGGTAAATG CAATGATGTCATGTGTGGAGCATGTGAAGGTACATGTGTGTTTCACGTGGATGGAAGCTGTTGTG AAAGCATTGCCATATCAATCAGTTCTTACTGGTCCTCGAGGTCCCCCTGGTCCAGTTGGTCAGAGAGGCTTACCCGGACCACCAGGAAGGATGAGGGGCTTACCCGGACAACCAGGAAGGATGGGAGATCCA GGTCCTGTCGGCCGACCAGGACAGAATGGGTCAATTGGGTTGCCAGGTGAAAAG GGCAAGACTGGACGAAAGGGAGAAAAAGGCATCATTGGAGTGCAAGGTCCTGTTGGATTGAAAGGAGAACGAGGTGACGTAGGAGCAAAAGGCGAAAAAGGAGTAACAGGAGAAGTTGGTCGT AAAGGAGATCAAGGTATTCAAGGTCCAGTGAGTCCAAGAGGTTTACGAGGAGTCAGAGGATACAAAGGAGAG aAAGGTTCACAAGGTTTGGAAGGCATTTCTGGATTAACTCCACTTTCTGAAGTAAAGAGGCTTGAAAATTTGGTGACAAAATTATACAATGAACTGAAG GTTCCCAGGGTTCCAGTCGGTGATGAAGCTGGTACATGCAACATGAGCACATCAGGTTATTTGTTCTACCACAATACTAATAAatctttgctgttttgtgatTCTGAGAAGTGGGTTGAGAT GTGGAAACTATACATATCTTGTTCTGTAATTAAGATCACCTCTATTCAGTTTGTGCAGAGAGTCAAGTCTCTCCCACCTGTAAAG GTTTATTGTGATTTTTCTGTGATCTCTAGTgggtgtgcacttgtgtggaAACACTCATATTTTCAAGTTGGAAATCCAACTGATGACATGCGTACTTTCAGTTCAGTGGATCGTCCATGTACTGATCTGTCTGATGGTTGGTGTAATGTGGGTAAGAAGGATAATGTTCCTGGTAATGTTCAATTGACAGTTGCTTATCACGAAGGAGAAGTTGTGTATGCATATCGTGGTGATCGTAATTCTGAACTGGGAAAGTCATGGCGTGGAGCAATACTCAACAATCCAGTCAAAATTACAGATCATTGCAATCGAGGAAATGGGATTCCTCCAGAGCCAAGTATTCATTCATCTGGAATAGCAGGATTGACATTTGACAAATGGAATCCTGGTGTATACACTGGTAACTGTGATACAGATCGATACAAGAGTATGAGAGACTGTCGCTGGGCGAATTGTCATTTACCTTCATCTATCTCATCCAAAACACATCATGTGCAAATGACAGTTGCTATATTTCTATGTTGA
- the LOC134180400 gene encoding uncharacterized protein LOC134180400, translating to MSTSGYLFYHNTNKSLLFCDSEKWVEMWKVYISCSVIKINSIQFVQKVHSLPPVKVYCDYSVISSGCALVWKHSYFQVGNPTDDMRTFSSVDRPCTDLSDGWCNVGNKDNVPGNVQLTVAYHEGEVVYAYGGDHNSELGKSWRGAILNNPVKITDHCNRGNGIPP from the exons ATGAGCACATCAGGTTATTTGTTCTACCACAATACTAATAAatctttgctgttttgtgatTCTGAGAAGTGGGTTGAGAT GTGGAAAGTATACATATCTTGTTCTGTAATTAAGATCAACTCTATTCAGTTTGTGCAGAAGGTCCACTCTCTCCCACCTGTAAAG GTTTATTGTGATTATTCTGTGATCTCTAGTgggtgtgcacttgtgtggaAACACTCATATTTTCAAGTTGGAAATCCAACTGATGACATGCGTACTTTCAGTTCAGTGGATCGTCCATGTACTGATCTGTCTGATGGTTGGTGTAATGTGGGTAACAAGGATAATGTTCCTGGTAATGTTCAATTGACAGTTGCTTATCACGAAGGAGAAGTTGTGTATGCATATGGTGGTGATCATAATTCTGAACTGGGAAAGTCATGGCGTGGAGCAATACTCAACAATCCAGTCAAAATTACAGATCATTGCAATCGAGGAAATGGGATTCCTCCGTAG
- the LOC134180309 gene encoding collagen alpha-2(XI) chain-like isoform X1, giving the protein MAAHFVVEIVLLFSWLQVIFCVEKALPYQSVLTGPRGPPGPVGQRGLPGPPGRMRGLPGQPGRMGDPGPVGRPGQNGSIGLPGEKGKTGRKGEKGIIGVQGPVGLKGERGDVGAKGEKGVTGEVGRKGDQGIQGPVSPRGLQGVRGYKGEKGSQGLQGIPGLTPLSEVKRLESLVTKLYNELKVPRVPVGDEAGTCNMSTSGYLFYHNSKKSLLFCDSEKWVEMWKPYISCSVIKITSIQFVQRVKSLPPVKVYCDYSVISSGCALVWKHSYFQVGNPTDDMRTFSSVDRPCTDLSDGWCNVGNKDNVPGNVQLTVAYHEGRVVYAYRGDRNSEVGKSWRGAILNNPVKLTDHCTNGNGIPPEPSIDSSGIPGLTFDKRRPGVFKVNCDTDYYKTVSDSDCRWENCQLPSSFSFETEHVQMTVAIFLC; this is encoded by the exons ATGGCAGCACATTTTGTTGTGGAAATTGTGCTGTTATTTTCATGGCTTCAAGTGATCTTTTGTGTAGAG AAAGCATTGCCATATCAATCAGTTCTTACTGGTCCTCGAGGTCCCCCTGGTCCAGTTGGTCAGAGAGGCTTACCCGGACCACCAGGAAGGATGAGGGGCTTACCCGGACAACCAGGAAGGATGGGAGATCCA GGTCCTGTCGGCCGACCAGGACAGAATGGGTCAATTGGGCTGCCAGGTGAAAAG GGCAAGACTGGACGAAAGGGAGAAAAAGGCATCATTGGAGTGCAAGGTCCTGTTGGATTGAAAGGAGAACGAGGTGACGTAGGAGCAAAAGGCGAAAAAGGAGTAACAGGAGAAGTTGGTCGT AAAGGAGATCAAGGTATTCAAGGTCCAGTGAGTCCAAGAGGTTTACAAGGAGTCAGAGGATACAAAGGAGAG aaAGGTTCACAAGGTTTGCAAGGCATTCCTGGATTAACTCCACTTTCTGAAGTAAAGAGGCTTGAAAGTTTGGTGACAAAATTATACAATGAACTGAAg GTTCCCAGGGTTCCAGTTGGTGATGAAGCTGGTACATGCAACATGAGCACATCAGGTTATTTGTTCTACCACAATTCTAAGAAatctttgctgttttgtgatTCTGAGAAGTGGGTTGAGAT GTGGAAACCATACATATCTTGTTCTGTAATTAAGATCACCTCTATTCAGTTTGTACAGAGAGTCAAGTCTCTCCCACCTGTAAAG GTTTATTGTGATTATTCTGTGATCTCTAGTgggtgtgcacttgtgtggaAACACTCATATTTTCAAGTTGGAAATCCAACTGATGACATGCGTACTTTCAGTTCAGTCGATCGTCCATGTACTGATCTGTCTGATGGTTGGTGTAATGTGGGTAACAAGGATAATGTTCCTGGTAATGTTCAATTGACAGTTGCTTATCACGAAGGACGAGTTGTGTATGCATATCGTGGTGATCGTAATTCTGAAGTGGGAAAGTCATGGCGTGGAGCAATACTCAACAATCCAGTCAAACTTACAGATCATTGCACAAATGGAAATGGGATTCCTCCAGAGCCAAGTATTGATTCATCTGGAATACCGGGATTGACATTTGACAAACGGAGGCCTGGCGTATTCAAGGTTAACTGTGATACAGATTATTACAAGACTGTGTCTGACTCAGACTGTCGCTGGGAGAATTGTCAGTTACCGTCTTCTTTCTCATTCGAAACAGAGCATGTGCAAATGACAGTTGCTATATTTCTTTGTTGA
- the LOC134180309 gene encoding collagen alpha-2(XI) chain-like isoform X2: protein MRGLPGQPGRMGDPGPVGRPGQNGSIGLPGEKGKTGRKGEKGIIGVQGPVGLKGERGDVGAKGEKGVTGEVGRKGDQGIQGPVSPRGLQGVRGYKGEKGSQGLQGIPGLTPLSEVKRLESLVTKLYNELKVPRVPVGDEAGTCNMSTSGYLFYHNSKKSLLFCDSEKWVEMWKPYISCSVIKITSIQFVQRVKSLPPVKVYCDYSVISSGCALVWKHSYFQVGNPTDDMRTFSSVDRPCTDLSDGWCNVGNKDNVPGNVQLTVAYHEGRVVYAYRGDRNSEVGKSWRGAILNNPVKLTDHCTNGNGIPPEPSIDSSGIPGLTFDKRRPGVFKVNCDTDYYKTVSDSDCRWENCQLPSSFSFETEHVQMTVAIFLC, encoded by the exons ATGAGGGGCTTACCCGGACAACCAGGAAGGATGGGAGATCCA GGTCCTGTCGGCCGACCAGGACAGAATGGGTCAATTGGGCTGCCAGGTGAAAAG GGCAAGACTGGACGAAAGGGAGAAAAAGGCATCATTGGAGTGCAAGGTCCTGTTGGATTGAAAGGAGAACGAGGTGACGTAGGAGCAAAAGGCGAAAAAGGAGTAACAGGAGAAGTTGGTCGT AAAGGAGATCAAGGTATTCAAGGTCCAGTGAGTCCAAGAGGTTTACAAGGAGTCAGAGGATACAAAGGAGAG aaAGGTTCACAAGGTTTGCAAGGCATTCCTGGATTAACTCCACTTTCTGAAGTAAAGAGGCTTGAAAGTTTGGTGACAAAATTATACAATGAACTGAAg GTTCCCAGGGTTCCAGTTGGTGATGAAGCTGGTACATGCAACATGAGCACATCAGGTTATTTGTTCTACCACAATTCTAAGAAatctttgctgttttgtgatTCTGAGAAGTGGGTTGAGAT GTGGAAACCATACATATCTTGTTCTGTAATTAAGATCACCTCTATTCAGTTTGTACAGAGAGTCAAGTCTCTCCCACCTGTAAAG GTTTATTGTGATTATTCTGTGATCTCTAGTgggtgtgcacttgtgtggaAACACTCATATTTTCAAGTTGGAAATCCAACTGATGACATGCGTACTTTCAGTTCAGTCGATCGTCCATGTACTGATCTGTCTGATGGTTGGTGTAATGTGGGTAACAAGGATAATGTTCCTGGTAATGTTCAATTGACAGTTGCTTATCACGAAGGACGAGTTGTGTATGCATATCGTGGTGATCGTAATTCTGAAGTGGGAAAGTCATGGCGTGGAGCAATACTCAACAATCCAGTCAAACTTACAGATCATTGCACAAATGGAAATGGGATTCCTCCAGAGCCAAGTATTGATTCATCTGGAATACCGGGATTGACATTTGACAAACGGAGGCCTGGCGTATTCAAGGTTAACTGTGATACAGATTATTACAAGACTGTGTCTGACTCAGACTGTCGCTGGGAGAATTGTCAGTTACCGTCTTCTTTCTCATTCGAAACAGAGCATGTGCAAATGACAGTTGCTATATTTCTTTGTTGA
- the LOC134180452 gene encoding uncharacterized protein LOC134180452 isoform X1, with product MSTLGYLFYHSTNRSLLFCDSEQWVEIWWKSYKSCSAVEHKIDSVQFVHNVNSRSLVKVYCDYSVISSGCALVWKHSYFQVGNPTDDMRTFSSVDRPCTDLSDGWCNVGNKDNVPGNVQLTVAYHEGEVVYAYRGDRNSELGKSWRGAILNNPVKITDHCDQGNGIVSSGIPGLTFDKQNPGVYTGNCDTDTYKSMGECHWANCQLPSSISSKTYYVQMTVAIFLC from the exons ATGAGCACATTAGGTTATTTGTTCTACCACAGTACTAATAGatctttgctgttttgtgatTCTGAGCAGTGGGTTGAGAT ATGGTGGAAATCATACAAATCTTGTTCTGCAGTTGAACATAAGATCGACTCTGTTCAGTTTGTGCATAACGTCAATTCTCGTTCACTTGTAAAG GTTTATTGTGATTATTCTGTGATCTCTAGTgggtgtgcacttgtgtggaAACACTCATATTTTCAAGTTGGAAATCCAACTGATGACATGCGTACTTTCAGTTCAGTCGATCGTCCATGTACTGATCTGTCTGATGGTTGGTGTAATGTGGGTAACAAAGATAATGTTCCTGGTAATGTTCAATTGACAGTTGCTTATCACGAAGGAGAAGTTGTGTATGCATATCGTGGTGATCGTAATTCTGAACTGGGAAAGTCATGGCGTGGAGCAATACTCAACAATCCAGTCAAAATTACAGATCATTGCGATCAAGGAAATGGGATTGTTTCATCTGGAATACCGGGATTgacatttgacaaacagaatcCTGGTGTATACACTGGTAACTGTGATACAGATACATACAAGAGTATGGGAGAATGTCATTGGGCAAATTGTCAGTTACCTTCATCTATCTCATCCAAAACATATTATGTACAAATGACAGTTGCTATATTTCTTTGTTGA
- the LOC134179679 gene encoding uncharacterized protein LOC134179679 gives MAHEEHAMLLKLPTFWTSQSEVWFVQAEAQFELHRVTADEMKYFYVLAALDQETATRVLDLIRRPPNEDKYKALKDRLIDTFGLSKHERASRLLHFRLLGDSKPSALMDEMLALLGDHTPCLLFEQLFLERLPEDIRIQLVDGKIEDHRALARRVDALWSSRDMEPFTASAVQRRPLATRQKQTTSGTRQKQTTSGTSGFDTPDSNRLCYYHRIFGEAARQCKQPCNWSGNDKVGR, from the coding sequence ATGGCACACGAAGAACATGCGATGTTGCTCAAGCTGCCAACTTTCTGGACTTCCCAGTCGGAGGTTTGGTTTGTACAAGCCGAAGCTCAGTTTGAACTCCACAGGGTGACAGCCGACGAGATGAAGTATTTCTACGTCCTTGCGGCCTTAGACCAGGAGACAGCAACGAGGGTTCTAGATCTCATTCGCCGCCCTCCAAATGAGGACAAATACAAAGCACTAAAGGACCGACTAATTGACACATTCGGCTTAAGCAAACACGAGAGGGCTTCTCGTTTGCTCCACTTTCGCCTACTAGGCGACTCAAAACCCTCTGCGCTGATGGACGAGATGCTAGCGCTCCTCGGCGACCACACTCCGTGTCTACTCTTTGAGCAACTTTTTCTAGAGCGTCTGCCCGAGGACATTCGCATCCAGCTggtggatggaaagattgaagaCCACCGCGCACTAGCAAGACGGGTCGACGCTCTCTGGTCAAGCCGCGATATGGAGCCATTTACAGCGAGCGCCGTACAGCGTAGACCACTTGCCACGAGACAAAAGCAGACAACGTCAGGGACAAGACAGAAGCAGACAACGTCCGGGACTTCTGGTTTCGACACCCCGGATTCTAACCGTTTGTGTTATTACCATCGCATCTTCGGCGAGGCAGCTCGACAATGCAAGCAACCATGCAACTGGTCGGGAAACGACAAGGTCGGTCGCTAG
- the LOC134180330 gene encoding uncharacterized protein LOC134180330 yields the protein MVYGSTLTVPGEFIPGFADTLSDTSLHLRQLRDQVRSLIPVPTSQQGTAATSVPHNLLQAKFVFIRRDAHRTPLQLPYEGPFKVIHPGPKTFQVDIGGKSEIITVDRLTPAHMDLEHPVKVAEPRRRGRPPKHPPSSPDYVPRNKTSNGIQPQSTCSGRQVKVPLRYISVLGEVV from the coding sequence ATGGTGTATGGCTCCACTCTTACAGTGCCTGGAGAATTTATCCCTGGCTTTGCTGACACACTCTCTGACACCAGTTTACATCTCCGTCAACTGCGCGACCAAGTACGCTCACTCATCCCAGTTCCGACATCTCAGCAAGGCACCGCAGCTACGTCTGTTCCCCACAATCTGCTGCAGGCCAAGTTTGTTTTCATTCGTCGTGACGCTCATCGCACTCCTCTCCAACTGCCCTATGAAGGCCCTTTCAAAGTCATACATCCTGGCCCCAAAACCTTCCAAGTAGACATTGGAGGCAAGAGCGAAATAATCACAGTAGACCGACTCACGCCAGCTCACATGGACCTGGAACATCCCGTCAAAGTAGCTGAGCCCAGACGTCGTGGACGACCGCCTAAGCATCCACCATCTTCGCCTGATTATGTACCTCGAAACAAAACCTCTAACGGCATTCAACCGCAGAGCACCTGTTCAGGTCGTCAAGTTAAGGTCCCACTGCGTTACATCTCGGTTCTGGGGGAAGTGGTGTAG